aTTCCCATTCATTGTTAACATAATGTCACTTTTCTCATGTTGACAGGCTGTTCTAGTAAGTAGGCTTTTCGAGAAGCATCCGGACATTGCGGTAAATTTCAAACCAAAGAACCAACAAGTGAAGACAACATACATGATATTCCTCCTACATCTCATCGAGACATTGAAAAAACGTCCACATAGCATCTCTGAGACTGAGATATGGATCGCTGGCAACGAGTTGATCGTGCTTACAGAAGCAGGCTTCGAGCTAGATTGGTTGAAGACAAAGCTTCATAACATTTCATTTAAGAGGATGTTATCATATGATAATGTTTCTAGAGTCCAAGAATTCGAAAATCAAGTCAAGAATCTCAAAGCTGAAGTTTCATTGGAGAGGAAGACGACAACATATGATAATTGTTCAAGAGTCCAAAAACTCGAAAAACAAGTCAAGAATCTCACAGCTGAACTGAACATCGAGAAGGAAAAATCTGCCACTTATGCTACTAAAGTGTATGCCTTAGAAAAGACCGTGTCGGATATCATTGAGTTGAGTTCAACAAGAAGTGGAACTCAGAGCAGGTCTGATCTTGGGGATTTCAAAACTAGCACTATATATGTTTCTGGTACTCATGAGTCTCGTCAATGAAGGGAAAGTCAGTAACAAAATGTTTATGATATTTTATGAAGATAATTATTCTTCTAAGGCATGAGTCTCGGCAATGAAGTCTTCTTACTAAAGCTTCTGGATATTTGTTTTGAGTCAAATCGATAGCTTTTGAAGCGGTGACCGTTTCGCTTCTTTTTCAGGTCAGCTCTATGAACTGTGTGGGCTACTATGCTTGTTTTCATTTAAATACAAAGTATTCGTATAATTATTGAATTGACTCATGTGGGAGAATAGTAATACAACTTCTATCTTAACTATAAACCAAATGTCAAGGAAACTCCATAGTTAtagttcatttattttttcatttgctATGGAagcaatattatatttttggaataatttaatatgttttagcTATGTTTAAACTTAATATATTTAAGCCTAACCATGTTTGGTCCAAAGAtacaattttctaaaataaatattgtatcttttgaaatatgtttttttgtaaaaatagatAAGTTTTGGTAATATGAAGCACATATAATTTTgcaaaaaaagtttatttgtagattttaaaatattataaatgctaaaatataaagaaaacattATTTACATATCATCATTTATATTCTGGTATTTTATGTCTTAAGTATACTATCttgtatatactatatttttataataaaaatcaaaaacagtATATAGAACAatttaatcataaaatataagtatatgAATGAAATATCTTCTTTCAATTTTACCACATATAGATAAATTTATCTttagaaaaattgaaaatatatatataaaatattaatataataaatgaatattttaatttatttttattaaaataaattattgtgtaagtttataataaattttatctaagatttaaattattttgcttAGAATTTTTAATTATCG
The Brassica napus cultivar Da-Ae chromosome A1, Da-Ae, whole genome shotgun sequence DNA segment above includes these coding regions:
- the LOC106362517 gene encoding MATH domain and coiled-coil domain-containing protein At2g42470-like codes for the protein MEDKKQTSFTFEIDNFSEKEAGRRSPQFLAGGCEWYIQVYSNGELVDDHLSMYLGVANPESLRLGWKRRASFSFLLLNQSGKELYRTKELCALFCDQLTTAWGRSKALPLKKLQEKGFLENKKLIVKVEVKVIEVVDEAEEVTRKKMLDVQGFKVLHSQAVLVSRLFEKHPDIAVNFKPKNQQVKTTYMIFLLHLIETLKKRPHSISETEIWIAGNELIVLTEAGFELDWLKTKLHNISFKRMLSYDNVSRVQEFENQVKNLKAEVSLERKTTTYDNCSRVQKLEKQVKNLTAELNIEKEKSATYATKVYALEKTVSDIIELSSTRSGTQSRSDLGDFKTSTIYVSGTHESRQ